The following are encoded together in the Calidithermus timidus DSM 17022 genome:
- a CDS encoding nitroreductase family protein, producing MEPDTALPLSPLPTSALLELIRRRRSIKQAQLRPDPIPREYVERMLEAANWAPNHGASEPWRFTVFAGEARRALGETFARSYRLGIDPEKYNPEAEKAQLERVWLAPVWISIGMQPGGHHPEWEEVAAVGAAVHAAQLVAASLGLGAFWTSGMPVLHQNTAEFVGLKAPARLLGFLYVGYPAIPWPQGLRGDWREKVAWHWG from the coding sequence GTGGAACCGGATACCGCACTCCCCCTCTCCCCCTTGCCGACCTCAGCCTTGCTCGAGCTCATCCGTCGGCGTCGCAGCATCAAGCAGGCCCAGCTTCGCCCCGACCCCATCCCGCGGGAGTACGTCGAGCGCATGCTCGAGGCCGCCAACTGGGCTCCCAACCACGGGGCCTCGGAGCCCTGGCGCTTCACGGTCTTCGCCGGAGAAGCCCGCAGGGCGTTGGGAGAGACCTTCGCCCGCTCCTACCGGCTGGGCATCGATCCCGAAAAGTACAACCCCGAAGCCGAGAAGGCCCAGCTCGAGCGGGTTTGGCTGGCTCCGGTGTGGATCTCCATCGGGATGCAGCCCGGCGGACATCACCCCGAGTGGGAAGAGGTGGCAGCGGTGGGGGCGGCGGTACACGCCGCGCAACTCGTGGCCGCGAGCCTTGGGCTGGGGGCTTTCTGGACTTCGGGGATGCCGGTGCTACACCAGAACACCGCGGAGTTCGTGGGGCTAAAGGCCCCCGCCAGGCTGCTGGGCTTCCTCTACGTGGGCTATCCCGCCATTCCCTGGCCCCAGGGCTTGCGGGGCGACTGGCGGGAGAAAGTGGCCTGGCACTGGGGTTGA
- a CDS encoding DUF190 domain-containing protein — translation MRLEREAKLLRIFIGEADKWQGRPLYEAIVAEARARGLAGASVFKGFEGYGAHSRIHSAKILQLSEDLPLLVEIVDTEEKIRAFIPVLDQMVQEGLVTMEKVEVIRYLPKGKTP, via the coding sequence ATGAGGCTCGAGAGGGAAGCCAAGCTGCTGCGAATCTTCATCGGGGAGGCCGATAAGTGGCAGGGCAGGCCGCTGTACGAGGCCATCGTGGCCGAAGCACGGGCCCGGGGGTTGGCAGGGGCAAGCGTGTTCAAGGGCTTCGAAGGCTATGGCGCACACTCCCGCATCCACAGCGCCAAGATTCTCCAGCTCTCCGAAGACCTACCACTGCTGGTGGAGATTGTAGATACAGAGGAGAAAATCCGTGCCTTTATACCGGTTTTGGACCAGATGGTCCAGGAGGGCCTGGTGACCATGGAAAAAGTCGAGGTGATTCGCTACCTGCCCAAAGGAAAAACCCCATGA
- a CDS encoding cation:proton antiporter produces MDNTWFSAALWLGLALFATLLSIWMRISVALTEIVVGVVAQLVIGAAIGPKFLGADQSWVAFLAGVGSIVLTFLAGAELDPEAFRRSWREASVLGLAGFFAPFLGVAAIAHFLLGWATQASWLAGVALSTTSVAVVYAVMLELGLNQTAYGKLILAACFVNDLATVIALGLLFAPFGPRTLLFVGSLALGLGLLLKTTGPFFRRYGGRTSELEAKFLLFALFLLGGLAVWSGSEAVLPAYLVGMVLAGTVGRDHALVRRLRTLTFGLLTPFYFIRAGSLVQIPALVAWFGVFVALLLAKMATKFAGVFPITRIYRYPRGESMYTTLLMSTGLTFGTISSLYGLSHGIITQAQYSFLVAAVIASAVVPTWIANRFFLPRRHLEHLAKPSPVEGQA; encoded by the coding sequence ATGGACAATACCTGGTTCAGCGCAGCCTTATGGTTAGGGCTGGCCCTCTTCGCTACCCTGCTCTCGATCTGGATGCGCATCTCGGTGGCCCTCACCGAGATCGTGGTGGGGGTGGTAGCCCAGCTGGTCATTGGCGCGGCAATCGGTCCGAAGTTTCTCGGAGCGGATCAGAGCTGGGTCGCTTTTCTGGCCGGGGTGGGTAGCATCGTGCTGACCTTTTTGGCCGGTGCAGAGCTCGACCCGGAGGCTTTCCGCAGGAGCTGGAGGGAGGCCAGCGTGCTAGGGTTGGCGGGGTTCTTCGCTCCTTTTTTGGGGGTGGCGGCTATCGCTCACTTTCTGCTGGGCTGGGCGACTCAGGCCTCGTGGCTGGCGGGAGTGGCACTTTCCACCACCAGCGTGGCGGTGGTGTATGCGGTGATGCTCGAGCTGGGTCTTAACCAGACCGCTTACGGCAAGCTGATCCTGGCGGCCTGCTTTGTCAACGACCTGGCGACGGTGATCGCCCTGGGCCTGCTCTTCGCGCCCTTTGGCCCCAGGACCCTGCTGTTCGTGGGCAGTCTGGCGCTGGGGTTGGGGCTGCTGCTCAAAACCACCGGCCCCTTCTTCCGGCGTTACGGTGGGAGGACCAGCGAGCTCGAGGCCAAGTTTTTGCTCTTTGCACTATTCTTGCTGGGCGGCTTGGCGGTGTGGAGTGGTTCGGAGGCGGTGCTTCCGGCCTACCTCGTGGGGATGGTGCTGGCCGGGACAGTGGGGCGTGATCACGCCCTGGTACGGCGGCTACGTACCCTTACCTTTGGTCTTCTCACCCCCTTCTACTTCATCCGCGCCGGTTCGCTGGTGCAGATTCCAGCGCTAGTAGCTTGGTTCGGGGTCTTCGTAGCGTTGCTTTTGGCCAAGATGGCCACCAAGTTCGCTGGGGTGTTTCCGATAACCCGTATCTATCGCTATCCGCGCGGGGAATCCATGTACACCACGCTCCTGATGAGCACCGGGCTGACCTTCGGCACCATCAGCTCGCTCTATGGCCTCAGCCACGGAATCATCACCCAAGCCCAGTACTCCTTCTTGGTGGCAGCAGTGATCGCTAGCGCGGTGGTGCCCACCTGGATCGCCAACCGCTTCTTTCTGCCTCGGCGACACCTTGAGCATCTGGCCAAGCCGAGCCCGGTAGAGGGGCAAGCATGA
- a CDS encoding MutS-related protein — translation MLQTTAHFGNLLHEAPVPLLDPAVEAPECFSDLFLDQIVDAVVEGRESYQIKGFFYRPLTEFEAIVYRQEIVQDLDNPVVEKPIRAFAQTLQTMREYLALAEKLYYPYQKARWFLDAVGLYCQAADGLNQELADLHLGSKGLRAFREYLQGYITSDRFVALKKETRELKAALDTVVYCVRIQGSTVTVLKYQGEADYGQEVLNTFAKFEQGAVKEYRVKFSDWPEMDHVEAQVLGLVALLYPETFGWLERFYRERKDYLDPTLGEFDRQAQFYLAYLEYIAPLRQAGLPFCYPKVSDQSKELRVEQGFDLALARKLLNAGQLVVTNDFYLQGSERILVITGPNQGGKTTFSRMFGQLHYLAALGLPVPGRQAQLFLFDHLLTHFERAEDPHSLRGKLEDDLLRIHRVLERATPRSIVILNEVFNSTTFSDALFLSQEVLQALIQKDLICVWVTFIDELTTQEKTVSMVSTVVPDEPDRRTYRVIRKPADGLAYALSLARKYGLTYDQLKERVKP, via the coding sequence ATGCTGCAGACCACCGCACACTTTGGCAACCTGTTACACGAAGCCCCCGTACCTCTGCTGGATCCGGCGGTAGAGGCTCCGGAGTGCTTCAGCGACTTGTTCCTGGACCAAATTGTGGATGCAGTGGTGGAGGGTCGCGAATCCTACCAGATCAAGGGTTTTTTTTACCGCCCCCTAACCGAATTCGAAGCCATCGTGTACCGCCAGGAGATCGTGCAGGATTTGGATAACCCGGTGGTGGAAAAACCCATACGGGCCTTTGCCCAGACCCTGCAAACCATGCGGGAATACCTGGCCCTGGCGGAGAAGCTGTACTACCCCTACCAGAAAGCCCGCTGGTTTTTGGATGCGGTAGGGTTGTACTGTCAGGCTGCGGATGGCCTAAACCAAGAGCTGGCCGACCTCCACCTGGGCTCTAAGGGGCTGAGGGCATTTCGGGAATATCTGCAGGGGTACATCACATCGGATCGTTTTGTGGCCTTGAAAAAGGAAACCCGGGAACTAAAAGCCGCCCTGGATACGGTGGTGTACTGTGTGCGGATTCAAGGCAGCACGGTGACCGTGCTCAAGTACCAGGGCGAAGCCGACTACGGCCAAGAGGTATTGAATACCTTCGCCAAGTTCGAGCAGGGGGCGGTAAAGGAATACCGGGTCAAGTTCTCGGATTGGCCCGAGATGGACCATGTCGAGGCTCAGGTGCTGGGCCTGGTCGCGCTCTTGTACCCGGAAACCTTTGGCTGGCTCGAGCGGTTTTACCGGGAGCGCAAGGACTACTTAGACCCCACCTTGGGTGAATTTGACCGCCAGGCGCAGTTTTACCTGGCTTACCTCGAGTACATCGCGCCCCTGCGGCAGGCTGGTCTGCCCTTTTGCTATCCCAAGGTCAGCGATCAGAGCAAGGAACTGCGGGTGGAGCAGGGGTTCGACCTGGCCCTGGCCCGAAAGCTGCTCAACGCCGGGCAGCTGGTGGTCACCAATGACTTCTACCTGCAAGGCTCGGAACGCATCCTGGTCATTACCGGTCCCAACCAAGGGGGAAAAACCACCTTTTCGCGCATGTTCGGCCAACTGCACTACCTGGCCGCTTTAGGGCTCCCGGTGCCGGGTCGGCAGGCCCAGCTTTTCCTCTTTGATCACCTTCTGACCCACTTCGAGCGGGCCGAAGACCCCCACAGCCTGCGGGGAAAGCTCGAGGACGACCTGCTGCGCATTCACCGGGTCCTGGAGCGGGCCACCCCTCGCAGCATTGTCATCTTGAACGAGGTCTTCAACTCCACCACCTTCAGCGATGCCCTGTTTCTAAGCCAGGAAGTCCTGCAAGCCCTGATTCAGAAAGACCTGATCTGCGTTTGGGTGACCTTTATTGACGAGCTAACCACCCAGGAAAAAACCGTCAGCATGGTCAGCACGGTGGTACCAGACGAGCCCGACCGCAGAACCTACCGGGTGATTCGCAAACCTGCCGACGGCCTGGCCTATGCCCTTTCCCTGGCCCGCAAATACGGCCTAACCTACGACCAGCTCAAGGAGCGTGTGAAGCCATGA
- a CDS encoding RNA-guided endonuclease InsQ/TnpB family protein, producing MPAWHKLTTRLAHSYGIVVVETLNVVGMMRNHRLARAVVDAAPAELRRQLAYKCVWYGSRLVEADRFWPSSKTCSSCGAVKEKLPLWGRMFRCEACGLVLDRDENAARNLAALVAAVAGSGLETLNARGQGVRPAIRQAVLEETGSRARASA from the coding sequence ATGCCCGCGTGGCACAAGCTCACGACCAGACTTGCCCACAGCTACGGGATCGTGGTGGTGGAGACGCTGAACGTGGTCGGGATGATGCGGAACCACCGCCTAGCACGGGCAGTTGTGGACGCTGCACCGGCCGAACTCCGCAGGCAGCTGGCATACAAGTGCGTGTGGTACGGCTCTCGCCTGGTGGAGGCGGACAGGTTCTGGCCGTCGAGCAAGACGTGCTCCAGCTGCGGCGCGGTGAAGGAAAAGCTCCCGCTGTGGGGGCGCATGTTCCGGTGTGAGGCCTGCGGCCTCGTCTTGGACCGGGATGAGAACGCGGCGCGCAACCTTGCAGCACTTGTGGCTGCCGTCGCCGGGAGTGGACTGGAGACGCTAAACGCCCGTGGACAGGGTGTAAGACCTGCCATCCGGCAGGCAGTCCTGGAGGAAACGGGAAGCCGGGCGCGCGCAAGCGCGTAA
- a CDS encoding ABC transporter permease, which translates to MVHAPRRPVPWHFLIPALIAGSGVLLPLAYLVLRAFEADPQTLAELVLRERNLRLLLNTLILLVGVLSGTALLALPLAWLTTRSDLRGKRLWTVLLTLPLAVPGFVGAYTLLGATGPSGMLEALLGIDWPRPWGYWGAWGVLVLFTYPYLFLNLRAGLLGLDPSLEEAAQSLGYRRIEVFFKVVLPQLRPAFYAGGLLVGLHVLGDFGVVSLMRYETFSYAIYLQYSASFDRIYAAWLSLMLIALTGGLLWLEARLLSGLSFSRVGLGSARLIRPVPLGPWRWPSYALLLAPVLGALLIPLVTMLYWTLRFPHENRVSVGEALANSAQAAAPAALVAVLLALPLAYLGVRFPSQLSRLLERTAYLGYATPPLAFALALIFFSLRGAPFLYQTLTLLVLAYALHFMAEAIGPMRSALYQAPPRLEEAARNLGFGPIQAFLKATFPLLWRGVLASVALVFLSSVKELPLTFLLAPVGYSTLATQIWAYTSEAMYAEAAPYALLIVLFSACFVGLLISQERRK; encoded by the coding sequence GTGGTGCACGCCCCCCGCCGACCCGTCCCCTGGCACTTCCTCATCCCCGCACTGATCGCGGGGAGTGGTGTTCTGCTGCCCCTAGCCTACCTGGTGCTGCGGGCCTTTGAGGCCGATCCCCAGACCCTGGCCGAGTTGGTGCTGCGCGAGCGCAACCTGCGGTTGCTGCTCAACACCTTGATCCTGTTGGTGGGGGTATTGTCGGGCACGGCCTTGCTGGCCCTGCCCCTGGCTTGGCTCACCACCCGCAGCGACCTGCGCGGTAAGCGTTTGTGGACGGTGCTCTTGACCCTGCCGCTGGCGGTACCGGGCTTCGTGGGGGCTTATACGCTGCTGGGGGCCACCGGGCCCAGCGGGATGCTCGAGGCCCTCCTGGGCATCGACTGGCCCCGGCCCTGGGGGTACTGGGGAGCCTGGGGCGTGCTGGTGCTCTTCACCTACCCCTACCTCTTCCTCAACCTCAGGGCCGGGCTGCTGGGCCTCGACCCCAGCCTCGAGGAAGCCGCCCAGAGCCTGGGCTACCGCCGGATAGAGGTCTTCTTCAAGGTGGTGCTGCCGCAGCTCAGGCCCGCCTTCTACGCCGGGGGGCTGTTGGTGGGGCTGCACGTGCTGGGCGACTTCGGCGTGGTCAGCCTGATGCGCTACGAAACCTTCAGCTACGCCATCTACCTGCAGTACTCCGCCTCCTTCGACCGCATCTACGCCGCCTGGCTCTCGCTGATGCTCATCGCACTCACCGGGGGGCTGCTGTGGCTCGAGGCCCGCCTGCTCTCGGGGCTCAGCTTTTCGCGGGTGGGCCTGGGCAGCGCCCGCCTCATCCGTCCGGTGCCCCTGGGCCCGTGGCGCTGGCCGAGCTACGCATTGCTGCTGGCCCCGGTGCTGGGCGCGCTGCTCATCCCGCTGGTCACCATGCTCTACTGGACGCTGCGCTTTCCCCACGAAAACCGGGTGTCGGTGGGCGAGGCCCTGGCCAACTCGGCCCAGGCCGCCGCGCCTGCTGCGCTGGTGGCGGTGCTGCTGGCCCTGCCCCTGGCCTACCTGGGGGTGCGCTTCCCCTCGCAGCTCTCGCGGCTCCTGGAGCGCACCGCCTACCTGGGTTACGCCACCCCGCCCCTGGCCTTCGCCCTGGCCCTGATCTTCTTCAGCCTGCGCGGGGCGCCCTTCCTCTACCAGACCCTCACCCTGCTGGTGCTGGCCTACGCCCTGCACTTCATGGCCGAGGCCATCGGGCCCATGCGCAGCGCGCTCTACCAGGCCCCGCCGCGGCTGGAGGAGGCCGCCCGCAACCTGGGCTTTGGCCCCATTCAGGCTTTCCTCAAGGCCACCTTCCCGCTGCTGTGGCGGGGGGTGCTGGCCAGCGTGGCCCTGGTCTTTCTCTCCTCGGTCAAGGAGCTGCCCCTGACCTTCTTGCTGGCCCCGGTGGGCTACAGCACCCTGGCCACCCAGATCTGGGCCTACACTTCGGAGGCCATGTACGCCGAGGCCGCCCCCTATGCGCTGCTGATCGTGCTCTTCTCGGCCTGTTTCGTCGGGCTTTTGATCTCCCAGGAGCGCCGCAAATGA
- a CDS encoding iron ABC transporter substrate-binding protein, with product MRKVQIAIVTALALGALAQAQGSLTIYSGRSQGLVDPLVKQFQAETGIRVNVKYGRDAELLAALQEEGSRSPADIFWANTSGALGAAQQLMIKLPASITSKPSGFVPGSVTWTPLSIRFRVLAYNTQKFKPEQFPQSVMELPQQTQLKGRIGWTPTYSSFQDFIAAMILIHGEAKTKEWLEGMKRLEPKVYPSNPPMMEAIRAGEIDVALTNHYYIQRFIKAGYPIGTYYFAKGDVGSLALVTGAGILKSSKNVSGATRFLVWLLSPKAQQFFPGELFEYPVVKGAILPTTLNPLEDILARSPKIDFEKLPLEGALKVLREAGLL from the coding sequence ATGAGAAAGGTTCAGATTGCTATCGTCACCGCGCTGGCCCTGGGAGCCCTTGCACAGGCCCAGGGAAGCCTGACCATCTACTCCGGGCGCAGCCAGGGGCTCGTGGACCCCCTGGTCAAGCAGTTTCAGGCCGAAACCGGCATAAGGGTCAACGTGAAGTACGGGCGCGACGCCGAGTTGCTGGCGGCCTTGCAGGAGGAAGGCTCCCGCAGCCCCGCCGACATCTTCTGGGCTAACACCTCCGGAGCCTTGGGGGCTGCGCAGCAGTTGATGATCAAGCTGCCCGCCTCGATCACCAGCAAGCCCAGCGGCTTCGTGCCGGGATCGGTCACCTGGACGCCGCTTTCGATCCGCTTCCGCGTGCTGGCGTACAACACCCAAAAGTTCAAGCCCGAGCAGTTCCCTCAGTCAGTGATGGAACTACCCCAGCAAACCCAGCTCAAAGGGCGCATCGGTTGGACCCCCACCTACTCCAGCTTCCAGGACTTCATCGCCGCCATGATCCTCATCCACGGCGAGGCCAAGACCAAGGAGTGGCTCGAGGGCATGAAGCGGCTCGAGCCCAAGGTCTACCCCTCCAACCCACCCATGATGGAGGCCATCCGCGCCGGCGAGATCGACGTGGCCCTGACCAACCACTACTACATCCAGCGCTTCATCAAGGCCGGCTACCCCATCGGCACCTACTACTTCGCCAAAGGCGACGTGGGCAGCCTGGCTTTGGTGACCGGCGCAGGCATCCTCAAGAGCAGCAAAAACGTCTCCGGCGCCACCCGTTTCCTGGTCTGGCTGCTCTCGCCCAAGGCCCAGCAGTTCTTCCCCGGTGAGCTTTTCGAGTACCCCGTGGTCAAGGGGGCCATCCTGCCCACCACCCTCAACCCCCTCGAGGACATCCTCGCACGCAGCCCCAAGATCGACTTCGAGAAGCTCCCGCTCGAGGGCGCGCTGAAGGTATTGCGCGAAGCCGGGCTGCTCTGA
- a CDS encoding universal stress protein — protein sequence MFRKILVGYDGSESARKALTTALELAGALGSEVSALAVVRPPEFAELEGEIEDTLEEAQGPLAEAFRWARETARKQGVPLHLHRKVGHPAELLIRFAEEHGSDLIVLGRRGLTPVQRWMLGSVSERVLHYASCPVMVVQ from the coding sequence GTGTTTAGAAAGATCCTGGTCGGATACGATGGCTCTGAGTCTGCACGCAAGGCGCTTACGACAGCCCTCGAGCTAGCCGGAGCTTTAGGGAGCGAGGTGAGTGCTTTGGCGGTGGTGCGGCCCCCGGAGTTCGCTGAACTCGAGGGGGAGATTGAAGACACGCTCGAGGAGGCCCAAGGCCCCCTGGCCGAGGCCTTCCGCTGGGCACGGGAGACCGCAAGGAAGCAAGGGGTGCCCCTTCATCTGCACCGTAAGGTCGGACACCCAGCGGAATTGCTCATCCGTTTTGCTGAGGAGCACGGCAGCGACCTCATCGTCCTGGGGCGGCGGGGCCTAACCCCGGTGCAGCGCTGGATGCTGGGCTCGGTCTCCGAACGGGTACTGCACTACGCCTCCTGCCCGGTGATGGTGGTGCAGTAA
- a CDS encoding HesB/IscA family protein, with the protein MVQEQAVLSITPLAAERAKEILARYNKPHAAIRVFIKSGGCSGYQYGMAVDERELEGDTVTEMHGVRLVVDRMSLPLLVGSQVDWVENLMGGGFSVNNPNATSSCGCGHSFRTDGAKAPEGQGSGGCCGS; encoded by the coding sequence ATGGTTCAAGAACAGGCTGTGCTTTCGATTACCCCCCTGGCCGCCGAGCGGGCCAAGGAGATCCTGGCTCGCTACAACAAACCCCACGCGGCGATCCGGGTGTTCATCAAGTCGGGCGGTTGCAGCGGCTACCAGTACGGCATGGCCGTGGACGAGCGCGAACTCGAGGGCGACACCGTCACCGAGATGCACGGCGTGCGCCTTGTCGTAGACCGCATGTCGCTGCCGTTGCTGGTGGGCTCGCAGGTAGACTGGGTGGAAAACCTGATGGGCGGCGGGTTCAGCGTCAACAACCCCAACGCCACCTCCTCCTGCGGCTGTGGCCACTCCTTCCGCACCGACGGGGCCAAGGCCCCTGAGGGGCAGGGCAGCGGCGGTTGCTGCGGTTCCTAG
- a CDS encoding metallophosphoesterase family protein: MRLLLLSDVHANPWALAAVEAAAGPVYQVLFGGDVVNYGPEPGAMIEWLHRHNAVGVRGNHDQAVAWGRAAVAPTPKGALGKLLWDWTREQLGKAGLAYLRALPLSLLWEGGALSDGARHPFRSSVR, encoded by the coding sequence ATGAGACTGTTGTTGCTAAGTGATGTCCACGCCAATCCCTGGGCCCTGGCTGCGGTAGAGGCTGCGGCTGGACCGGTGTACCAGGTGCTTTTTGGAGGGGATGTGGTCAACTATGGGCCGGAGCCGGGGGCAATGATTGAGTGGCTGCACCGGCACAACGCGGTGGGCGTTCGGGGAAACCACGACCAGGCGGTGGCCTGGGGGAGGGCGGCAGTAGCGCCCACCCCCAAGGGTGCTCTGGGCAAGCTGCTTTGGGATTGGACCCGTGAGCAGCTGGGCAAAGCAGGGCTGGCCTACCTGCGGGCCCTGCCGCTTTCCCTGCTGTGGGAAGGGGGTGCGCTTTCAGATGGTGCACGCCACCCCTTCCGATCCTCTGTACGATGA
- the crcB gene encoding fluoride efflux transporter CrcB, translating to MQLLQSFVSDRYALIFLGGAVGSVLRYGLGAWVQRLGGSGFPWSTLLINVLGSLLIGLFLCFSAEGALSQEGRFLLAVGFCGGFTTFFTLCWETLTLMQNSQWLLALLYSQGSLWLGLLAVFAGYWLTG from the coding sequence ATGCAGCTTCTGCAAAGTTTCGTGAGCGACCGATACGCGTTGATCTTTCTGGGGGGCGCGGTTGGTTCGGTGTTGCGCTACGGCTTGGGAGCCTGGGTGCAGCGCCTGGGCGGGAGCGGGTTTCCCTGGAGCACACTGCTCATCAACGTGCTGGGGAGCCTCTTGATCGGCCTGTTTCTGTGTTTCTCGGCAGAGGGGGCCCTATCACAGGAAGGGCGCTTTTTGCTGGCCGTGGGCTTTTGTGGGGGATTCACCACCTTTTTTACCCTGTGTTGGGAAACCCTGACCCTCATGCAAAACAGCCAGTGGCTCCTGGCGCTGCTGTACAGCCAGGGCAGCCTGTGGCTGGGGCTGCTGGCGGTCTTCGCGGGGTACTGGCTGACCGGATGA
- the truA gene encoding tRNA pseudouridine(38-40) synthase TruA, translating into MRRILLAVEYDGTRFAGLQTQAKGERTVQAVLQAALSRIPGAIPKAVPAGRTDAGVHALAMPFHYDTADSIPTAKIPHALNSFLPPDLRALSAEEVGPDFHARKSCRWRHYRYRILQRPMAPSLERHRVWWIPQALNLVAMRHALEHLEGEHDFRAFAIKAERSTVRRLYRAHLTVVTPLEGRRAQEIWLEFVGSGFVRGQVRSMVGTLVEVGLGKRDSGDIPRLLERGTRKDAGPTAPPQGLYFVQAGYTPWSG; encoded by the coding sequence GTGCGGCGTATTCTGCTTGCCGTCGAATACGACGGCACCCGCTTTGCCGGGCTACAGACCCAGGCCAAAGGAGAGCGCACCGTTCAGGCCGTACTTCAGGCCGCCCTCTCCCGCATTCCCGGAGCGATTCCCAAGGCGGTACCCGCCGGTCGCACCGACGCCGGGGTACACGCGTTGGCCATGCCCTTTCACTACGACACCGCCGACTCTATCCCCACGGCCAAAATCCCCCATGCCCTCAACAGCTTCTTGCCCCCCGACCTCAGGGCTTTGAGCGCCGAGGAGGTGGGGCCTGACTTCCACGCCCGTAAGAGCTGCCGCTGGCGCCACTACCGCTACCGCATCCTGCAACGCCCCATGGCGCCGAGCCTCGAGCGCCACCGGGTGTGGTGGATTCCCCAGGCCCTCAACCTGGTGGCCATGCGCCACGCCCTCGAACACCTCGAGGGGGAGCACGACTTTCGGGCCTTTGCCATCAAGGCCGAGCGCAGCACCGTGCGGCGGCTCTACCGTGCCCACCTCACCGTGGTCACCCCGCTGGAGGGTCGAAGGGCCCAGGAGATCTGGCTCGAGTTCGTGGGCAGCGGCTTCGTGCGGGGACAGGTGCGCAGCATGGTGGGCACCCTGGTCGAGGTGGGGTTGGGCAAGCGCGACTCCGGCGATATCCCGCGCCTGCTCGAGCGCGGCACGCGCAAGGACGCCGGGCCAACCGCTCCGCCCCAGGGGCTCTACTTCGTGCAGGCGGGCTACACGCCCTGGAGTGGCTGA
- a CDS encoding ABC transporter ATP-binding protein, protein MTAQPILRVEGLTKRFHPSMPPVVDNLSFEVAPGEIFALLGPSGCGKTTALRLIAGFERPDRGQVWLGQENLTQRPPEKRGIGFVFQDYALFPHLSVFENVAFGLRNLSPSARRQRAEEVLGLVGLTVFKERRPHELSGGQQQRVALARAIAPGPKVVLLDEPFSSLDAGLRQATRDEVRELLKRSGIGAVLVTHDQEEALSFAERLAVMRAGSLEQVGTPEEVYTRPRTPFVAQFLGRTNLIPGEARGLEAETPLGLLRLAEGAVGPVLLSLRPEGFVLQPGGEAVVLSREFKGHDLTYQVRLDGRDYVVQADPHCPCRPGDKVRLEVRDPAVVVGRRGAEA, encoded by the coding sequence ATAACCGCCCAGCCCATCCTGCGCGTCGAAGGGCTCACCAAGCGCTTCCACCCCTCGATGCCCCCGGTCGTCGACAACCTGAGCTTCGAGGTCGCCCCCGGCGAGATCTTCGCCTTGCTGGGGCCCTCGGGCTGTGGCAAGACCACCGCCCTGAGGCTCATCGCCGGCTTCGAGCGCCCCGACAGGGGGCAGGTCTGGCTGGGTCAGGAAAACCTGACCCAGCGCCCCCCCGAAAAGCGCGGCATCGGCTTCGTCTTCCAGGACTACGCCCTCTTCCCCCACCTCAGCGTCTTCGAAAACGTGGCCTTCGGGCTGCGCAACCTCAGCCCCTCCGCCCGCAGGCAGCGGGCCGAGGAGGTGCTGGGCCTGGTGGGCCTCACCGTCTTCAAGGAGCGGCGACCCCACGAGCTCTCCGGCGGGCAGCAGCAGCGGGTAGCCCTGGCCCGCGCCATCGCCCCCGGCCCCAAGGTGGTCCTGCTCGACGAGCCTTTCAGCAGCCTGGACGCGGGCTTACGCCAGGCGACCCGCGACGAGGTGCGCGAGCTGCTCAAGCGCTCGGGCATCGGCGCGGTGCTGGTGACCCACGATCAAGAAGAGGCGCTCTCCTTCGCCGAGCGCCTGGCGGTGATGCGGGCGGGGAGCCTCGAGCAGGTCGGCACCCCCGAAGAGGTCTACACCCGCCCCCGCACCCCCTTCGTGGCCCAGTTCCTCGGGCGCACCAACCTGATCCCCGGCGAGGCCAGGGGCCTCGAGGCCGAAACCCCGCTGGGGCTGCTGCGGCTGGCCGAGGGGGCGGTGGGGCCGGTGCTGCTCTCCTTGCGCCCCGAAGGCTTCGTCCTCCAGCCCGGCGGCGAAGCCGTAGTGCTCAGCCGCGAGTTCAAGGGGCACGACCTCACCTACCAGGTGCGCCTGGACGGGCGGGACTACGTGGTGCAGGCCGACCCCCACTGCCCCTGCCGCCCCGGCGACAAAGTGCGCCTCGAGGTCCGCGATCCGGCGGTGGTCGTGGGCCGCCGCGGAGCAGAGGCCTAG